A genomic region of Alnus glutinosa chromosome 11, dhAlnGlut1.1, whole genome shotgun sequence contains the following coding sequences:
- the LOC133881956 gene encoding germin-like protein subfamily 1 member 7: MKGVLNYLVVALALMALACSVASAFDPAPLQDFCVAVNYTSTDAVFVNGKFCKDPKLANANDFFFQGLNIPRSTATQLGSNVTLLTADQIPGLNTLGVSLARIDFAPYGLNPPHTHPRATEILVVVEGTLLVGFVTSNPDNRLITKTLNAGDVFVFPIGLIHFQFNVGTTNAVSFSGLGSQNPGLIVIAKNVFGSNPPINPDVLTKAFQLDKNVVESLQDKFST; this comes from the exons ATGAAAGGGGTTCTTAATTACCTTGTTGTAGCTCTGGCACTCATGGCTTTGGCATGCTCCGTTGCCTCTGCCTTTGACCCTGCTCCTCTGCAAGACTTTTGTGTTGCAGTTAATTATACTTCCACTGATGCTG TATTTGTTAATGGAAAGTTCTGCAAGGACCCTAAGCTTGCCAATGCCAATGATTTCTTCTTCCAGGGCCTAAACATTCCTAGAAGCACCGCAACTCAACTCGGGTCGAATGTCACTCTTTTGACCGCAGACCAAATACCTGGCCTTAATACATTAGGCGTATCGTTGGCTCGCATTGACTTTGCACCGTACGGCCTAAATCCACCCCATACTCATCCTCGTGCCACAGAGATTTTAGTAGTCGTAGAGGGTACTCTGTTAGTTGGCTTTGTGACATCCAACCCGGATAACCGCCTCATCACAAAAACTCTAAACGCAGGAGACGTCTTCGTCTTCCCAATTGGTCTCATTCACTTCCAGTTTAATGTAGGAACGACCAATGCTGTTTCTTTCTCCGGTCTCGGTAGCCAGAATCCTGGGCTCATCGTCATAGCAAAGAATGTTTTTGGATCCAATCCTCCTATCAATCCAGATGTTCTCACCAAGGCCTTCCAATTGGACAAGAATGTGGTTGAGTCTCTTCAGGATAAATTCAGTACTTAA